The Streptomyces sp. NBC_00483 genome contains the following window.
CGTCGACCCCACGCAGGTCTTCGCCGGATTCCGCCCCGGCTATCTGCTGCGCGCGCTGCCCACCCTCGTCCGCCCGAGCGAGGCCCGTGCCCGCGCCTTTCTGGCCTGGGAGACGCGGGACGCCCACCCGGACGAGGACTGGCAACGTCTCTACACGCTGGCCGGCATGGTTCCCGGTCGTAAGCTCATCGCCGGTGGCCGCCCGCGGGTCGCCGGCCTCCGGATGCCGGTGCTGACGCTGCTCGCGGAGCACAGCCGCGCCCACCACGCAGGCAAGGTCGCCGACACGGCCCGCCGGACGCTCCCGCAGGGTGAGGTGGCCGTGCTCCGCGGAGCCACGCACCACTCCCTGCCGCTCACCGCACCGGCGGAGTTGAACGCCCCGCTGATGGGATTCCTGGGGTGACGGGGCGACTCCGGATCAGTGGCGGTCCTTGATCAGCGACGGCTCCGGACCAGTGGCGACTCCGGATCACCGCTCCCGGGCCGTCAACTGTTCCATCACCGCGCTCAACAATTGCGCCGGAACCCGCAGTGCATGCAGCGCCGAGATCTTCGACGTCAGCGGGCCCGACGAGCTCACGATGCGCCACATCTCCAGCTTCGTGGGGTTGTCGAACTGGGCCGCGGCGAGGATGCCCTGAATGGTGTCCCGCGTGCGGTCCGGGTGGAGCGGCGAGCCGAGCTTCACCTCGACCGTCGTGGCGGAGGCAGTGGCCGCGGCCCCGACCGTGACGCTGAACCGGCCCGGCCCGCCGGTGACTTCGCAGGGGTTGCCGTCGACGAGGGCCGGGCCCGTGGGCAGATCCGCCAGGAACGTGACCGTCCAGGTGCGGGCGGCGGGAACGATGCCCTCGGGGCCGTCCGCCGGGCCGATGCGCAGGGTGCCGGAACCGGCGTCCCACTCCAGACGCGTGGTGACCGTGCGCAGGTTCGTGCCGTCGCCCTGGCCGTCGTCCTCGATCAGGGTGAACGTGCCGCTCTCCGAGGGCGCGACGAGCAGTTCCAGGTGTTCGGGGTTGCGAGTGGCGTCCAGGTCGTCGGGCCCGGCCAACGGCAGGATGCCACCGCCGCGCAGCAGGGCCGGCATCCCGTCGAGGCTGCGGTGCAGCTCGATGTGGCGGTCGCCGTCGTACACCGTGCCGGTGAAGATGTCGGTCCAGGTGCCGGGCGGCAGCCAGGCCGGTGTGGAGGACAGCAGCGTCACCTCGTCCCGGCGGGTGGTGACGGGCGCCACGATCAGCTCGCTGCCGAAGGTGAACTGGTTGGGCACGTCGTACGCCTCGGGGCGCTCCGGCTCGACGTGGTACATCGGGCGCACCAGCGGTGTGCCCGTCGCCGCGACGTGGTTCATGGTGTGCAGGTACGGCACGAGCCGGTGCCTGAACCGGAGCGCCTCGCCCATCGCCTGCCGGGGCTCGGACGGGAACTGCCACGGCTCCTTGCGGATGAACGGGTTGCTCGCCGAGTGCAGGCGCAGGATGGGGGAGAAGACACCCAACTGGAGCCAACGCGTCACCAGTTCGTCGTCGCGGACACCGCGCGTGTGCCCGCCGATGTCGTGACTCCACCAGCCGTAGCCGATGTTGGCCGAAGACGCGGTGAACTCGGGCTGGAAGGCAAGGGATTCCCAGGACACCACAGCGTCGCCGGAGAAGCCGACACCGTAGCGCTGGCTGCCGGGACCGGCGTAGCGGGAGAACGCCATCGGTCGGCGGCCCTCGCGCCCGGAGTCGAGGAAGTGGAAGTGGTTCAGGAGCCACAGCGGGTCCACGTCGGGGATCCGTGACGTGCTGCCCTGCTGCCAGTCGACCCACCAGAAGTCGACACCCTGGTCCTCCAGCGGGTGGTGCAGGAGACGGAAGTAGGCGTCGAGGAACGCGCGGTCGGTGAGGTCGAAGGGGATCGTCGCGTCGGAGGCGGGATCGACCCCGACCGCCCGAGCCACCTCCGGGTACGCGTCCTCGAACGGGCGGACCCCGTCGGCGGGGTGCAGGTTCAGTGTGGTCCGCAGGCCGCGGCGGTGCAGCTCGCCGAGGAAGGCCTCCGGGTCGGGGATGAGCTTCCGCTCCCACGAGTAGCCGGTCCAGCCGGTGCCGTACTTCGCGGGCACCGAGTCGACGCGGTGCCAGTCCATGTCGATGACGGCCACGGAGAACGGCAGCTTCTCCGCGTCGAAGCGGTCGAACAGTTCCAGGTACGAGTCGGTGGTGTACGCGTGGTAGCGGCTCCACCAGTTGCCCAGCGCCCAGCGCGGCAGCACGGGCGGGCGCCCCGACAGCGCGTACAGCGCCCGCACCGCCTCGCCGTAGTCGTGGCCGTACGCGAAGACGTACAGGTCGAGCCGGCCGGGCTCGCGCGATGCCACCCAGCCCTCGGCGTCGAAGAGGAACGACGTCGAGTCGTCGATGACGGAGATCCCGTCGCGGGCGGCGACACCGTCCTCCAGCGGGATACGCCCGTCCGCGTCGTCGAGGGTGCGGGCCGTGCCGCCCAGGTTGTCGGGGCGCCGCTCCCCGAAGCGCCAGCGGCCACCGGCCGGGGACGTGACGACCAGGCCGTTCGCGCTGAACTCCCGCCGGTCGTAGAGGAGATGGAGGCGGCTCGTGGACACCTCAAGGGCCTCGTCCCTCTCCCGGACCGTGAACTCGGGCGTGGGCCGGTCGCGGTGGAGCGCGAAGCTCGACGCGCGGTCCTCGAACCCGCCGTCCTCGGACCACTCCAGACGCAGCAGCCCCTCGGTGAGCACGGTGACACGCCAGTGGTCGCCGCGCAGGACCGACGCGTCCTGGGCACGGGGGTGGGCCGGGATCCTGCTGAGTGCTGTCGTTGTCATTGCTTGACGGCCCCTTGGGTCAGTCCGCTGATCACCCAGCGCTGGGAGAACAGGTAGACGAGTACGGTCGGTGCCATCGCCATGAGGTACGAGGCGAAGGCGACGTTGTAGTTGGTGTCGAACTTGTTCTGGAAGATGTTCTGGAGGACCGGCAGCGTCTGCAGCCCCGGATCGGATGTGATCAGCGAGGGCAGCATGAAGTCGTTCCACGAGGCGAGGAACGCGAAGATGCCGACCGTCGCGTTCATCGGCCCGAGCAGCGGCAGGATGATGCGCCGGAAGATCTGCCACGTCGTGGCCCCGTCCATGCGCGCGCTCTCCTCCAGCTCCATCGGGATCGAGCGCAGATACGCCGTGTACAGCAGCACGCTGAACGACAGTTGGAAGACGATGTGCAGCAGGATGACGCCCACCGGGCTGTCGATGTCGAGCAGCGCGGTGAGCTTGATCTGCGGCAGCGCCACCACCGGGAACGGCAGGAACATCGCGCCCAGCAGATAGAAGAACGACCAGCGGAAGATCCGCCGGTCCCAGTTGCGGGCGATGGCGTACGCGGCGAGCGAGCTGAGCGCCAGCGTGCCGAGGACCGAGGCCGCGGCCACCGCCACGGAGATCGAGAACGAGACGGGGAAGCGCGTGATGCGCCAGGCATCGGCGAAGTTGCCCAGGTCGATGGGCCACGGCAGCGCGAAGGCATCGCCGTCGGCCGCCTGCGAGGACGTCTTCAGGGACATCGCGACGGCGACGTACAGCGGTATCAGGACCGCGAGCGAGGCGACCACGAGCAGGAGGGTGGCCGGCCGGTTGGTGGCGTCCTTGCCGCGGTGGCGGGCGCGGGCGGTGGCCTGCCGCAGCGGTGGTGTGTGCCGTGTGGTGCGCTCGGACGGCGGGAGAGTGGTGGTCATGACAGCCGAAGCCCCCTTCCGCGGGTGGCCAGGAGTTGCAGCAGGGACACCGCGACCGTGAGCACGAAGAAGATCGTGGCGTTGGACATCTGGTAGGCGTAGTCGCCGTCCGTGTAGCCGGTGAAGATCTTCATGGCGACGCTGTGCGTCGCGGTGCCGGGCCCGCCGTCGGTGAGGCCCTTGATGACGTCGTAGGCGTTCAGATAGCCCTTGACGCCCAGGATCGTGTTGATGGTGACGTACCCGGACACCAGGGGCAGCGTGATGGACCGGAACCGGCGCCAGGCGGAGGCTCCGTCGATGGCGGCCGCCTCGTACAGCTCACCGGGGATCGCCAGGAGACCGGCGATGTAGATGAGCAGCGCCCCCGGCAATGTCTGCCACGCGGAGACGATCATGATGGCGACCCAGGCGAGGCTGGGATTGCCCAGGATGCTCTCCTCCAGCGGCCCGATCCCCAGCGAAGTGGCCATCGAAGGAAGGGTGTTGGCGAAGAGGTAGCTGAAGACGTACGCGGCGACGATCCCGGAGATCATCATCGGGATGACGAAGACGCCCCGCAGCGCCGTCAGGAACCGGACCCGGCTCGTCAGCCCGATCGCCAGCGCCAGCGCGACACTCTGCGCGAGGACCACGGTCACCAGGGCGAAGCCGAGGGTGAACTTGTACGACTCCCAGATGGCGGGGTCGGAGAAGAGCGCCACATAGTTCGTCAGGCCGGTGAACCGCCACTCGCCGAAGCCGACGTAGTCGGTGAAGCTGTAGAAGATGCCGACCAGGGCGGGTCCCAGGACAAGTCCCGTGAACAGTACGAGAGTCGGCAGCAGGAACCAGTAGTAGATGGGTTCGACCCGGCGCCGCCGTCGGGCGGACGGCGTGACGGACGCACCTCTTGGGAGGGGTGGAGGGACAGCCATGAGGTCTCCTACTTAGTGGAGGAGCGGATCGCCATCCGCCGCCAGTCGGCGTCGAGTTGCCGCAGCACCGCGTCGAAGTTCCCGGTCGCGATCGCGGTCTGGAGGTAGTTGCCCACGGGGATCGACGCCGGGATGAAGGTGCCCGCACCGAGGTAGAAGGCGGCCGAGTCGACGTAGGGCTGCAGCCCGGACAGCCGCGGATCCTTCGCGGCCGGCGCGTCCTTGGTGACTCCGTACGCGAGGTTGTCCCGGTTGTAGGCGTCGATGATCTCGGGCCGCATCAGGAAGTCGACCAACTCCTTCGCCTCGTCGGGGTGTTCGGCCCCGGTCGGTATCCACAGCGCGAGGTCGATGTTCACGCGCGCCTTGCGGTCGGCGGCCCGCTCCGTGACGGGCAGCGGGAAGGTGCCGATGTCCAGGTGCGGATCGACCGCGGCGATCTGCGTCAGCGCCCAGGGGCCCTGCAAATACATGGCCGCGCGGCCCTTGCCGAAGGCGAGGTTCCCGTCCGGGTACGAGCGGGTGGCGGCGTCCCGGTTGTAGAACTTCGCGACGGTACGGGCCCGGTCCATGGCTTCGGCGAAGTCCTTCTGGAACGAGACGGGCGAGGACGGGCCGATGTCCGTGCCCTGCTCCTGGAGCTTGTGGAAGAAGGACGCGGTGTCGACGAGCCCGCCGGCGCAGTAGTCGAACAGGCCCTGCCAGACCGTCCATTCCTCCTTGCTCGTCGCGTAGATCGGTGTGACTTTCGCGGCCCGCAACTCCTTGCACACGTCGACGAATTCGGACCACGTCGTCGGCACCGGAAGGCGGTACTTCGCGAAGATCTTCTTGTTGTAGATGACTCCGGCGGCGGCCAGCGAGTACGGCAGCACGCTGGTCCGCCCCGGATACGTCGCGTACTGCTTGGCGAGCTGGGCGACGCTGCCGGTGATGCGGCGGGCCGCGGGCCGGTCCGACACGTCGGAGAGCACGCCGCGCTCGATGTACCGGGCCAGCTCCAGGTTGTTGTTGAAGCAGCCCACATCGGCGGGCTGGGCGCGGACGAACTGCGGCGCGATGGCGTCCGTCGTGTCGTGCACCACGCGCACCCCGGGCCGGCTCCGCTCGAACTTCCCCAGGACTTTGTCGAAGTAGGCGAGAACCTCCCGCTTCTGCAGATAGAAGCGCATGGTGGTCCGCGACTGCCCGGCCGCGTCGCCGCCGCAGCCGGTGAGCCCGAGGGCGCCGAGCGCGGCTCCGGCCCCGGCCGCGGCGACGAAGCCGCGCCGGCTCGGACCGCGGGCACCCCGGATCGCGGCTCGCTCTGGTCCGATCGTCACCTCGTCGCCTCCTGAGAGTGGTGTCACACACCTGGGGACGTGCGGGCCCCGAGGCGTGTGAGTTGAGTTACGAGCAGAGCGCGGCGAACTTACAGCGCTGTAAATTTGGGTGTCAACAGGTAGTGTTCGGCGCGCAGTCGGCGGAGCGTCCCACCAGGCGCGGAACCCGCGTCAGTCCACTTCCACGCGGCGGACACCGCGTCGGCCCACCAGGAGGCGAAGTGCCCAACGTCCGCCTGAGCGATGTCGCCCAGCACGCCGGCGTCTCGACGAAGACGGTCTCGAACGTCGTCCACGGCTATGTGCACGTACGAGAGAGCACGCGCGCCAAGGTCCAGCGCGCCATCGACGAGCTGGGCTACCGGCCCAACCTGCGCGGCCGCAACCTCGCCACAGGCCGCACCGGAATGATCGCGCTCGCCTTCCCCGACCTGCGCATCCCGTACTTCGCCGAACTCGCCCACGTCCTGTCGCGGGCGGCGGGGGAGCGCGGATACCGGCTGCTGCTGGAGGAGTCGGGCGACGCCCCGGACGTCGAGCGCGCCATACTGTCCGCGCAGGAGGCGGGCGTCGTCGACGGTGTGCTCCTGCAGCCGTCCTGGCTGAACTCGACGGAGATCGCCCAGCACCGGAGAGGGGTCCCGGTCGTCCTCCTGGGCGAGAGTGCCGCGCCGCTCAGCCTCGACCACGTGCGGATCGACAACATCGGCGCGGCGGCGCAGGTCGTCGAGCATCTCGCCGCACTCGGGCGCCGCCGCATCGCCTACCTGTGCGCCGAGGAGTCGGCGCCGAGCGAGACATCGCGCCAGCGCCTCATCGGCTACCAACAGGGCCTGGAAGCCTGCGGACTTCCGGTCGACCCGTCCCTGATCGTCACCGGGCGGGTGGCCGACGCGCACTCCGCCGCACGGACCCTCGGCGCCGCGCTCGACGACGGGATGGCGCCGGACGCCGTCTTCTGCCGCGACGACCTGGTCGCGCTCGGCGCGCTGCGGGCTCTCGGGGAGCGGGGGCTGCGGGTGCCTGAGGACGTCGCCGTCACGGGCTGGGACGACAGCAGGCTCGCGTCGGCGGTGCGGCCGAGCCTGACCTGCGTACGGGCCGACGAGGCCGAACTGGCCCGGCGCGCGCTCGACTTGCTGATCGAGCGCATCGAGGGCTTCGACGGGCTCGGGCGGCACGAGTTCGTGGCGCACTCGCTGGTGGTCCGGGAGAGCGCGCCGGAGCCGACTGTCTGAACGGAGCGCGGGCCGAGGGCGGCCCGGCAGTTCTCCTGTTCTCATTTACAGCGATGTAAATCGATGCTGAGATGAGTGTCGAGAGCAGCCGGTTCGGCGGCGCGTGGACCGCGCCGCACGGTGCTCCTCGAACGCTGCCGTCACGACGACCCAGGAGAGTGCATGGCCCAGGACCTGCCCCGCCCGGAGTATCCGCGCCCCGGCTTCGTCCGGACGGACTGGCTCAACCTCAACGGCCCGTGGCAGTTCGCCCGGGACCCCGGCGACAGCGGCCTCGAACGAGGCCTGGCCGACGCCGAGTTGCCCGAGCGGATCACCGTCCCGTTCTGTCCGGAGTCGGAGCTGTCCGGCATCGGTGACACCGACTTCCACGCCGCCGTCTGGTATCGGCGCACCGTACGGGTGCCCGCCGAGTGGGCCGGGCGCAGGGCCGTGCTGCACTTCGGAGCCGTGGACCACGACGCGACGGTCTGGGTGAACGGACGGGAAGTGGCCCGGCACAGCGGCGGGTTCACCTCGTTCAGCGCCGACCTGGGCGACGCGGTGCGGCCCGGCGAGGACGCCACGATCGTGGTCCGGGCCAGGGACGAGTCCAAGGGCCCGCAGGCACGCGGCAAGCAGTCCGACCGCTACGCCAACTACAGCTGCCTCTACACCCGTACGACGGGCATCTGGCAGACGGTGTGGATGGAGCCGGTCGCCGACACCCACCTCGGCCGCCCTCGCATCACCCCCGACCTGGCCGCGGGCTGCTTCCACCTGGAACTGCCGCTGTCCGGGAGCCGCGCGGGCCACCGCGTCCGCG
Protein-coding sequences here:
- a CDS encoding glycoside hydrolase family 31 protein, with protein sequence MTTTALSRIPAHPRAQDASVLRGDHWRVTVLTEGLLRLEWSEDGGFEDRASSFALHRDRPTPEFTVRERDEALEVSTSRLHLLYDRREFSANGLVVTSPAGGRWRFGERRPDNLGGTARTLDDADGRIPLEDGVAARDGISVIDDSTSFLFDAEGWVASREPGRLDLYVFAYGHDYGEAVRALYALSGRPPVLPRWALGNWWSRYHAYTTDSYLELFDRFDAEKLPFSVAVIDMDWHRVDSVPAKYGTGWTGYSWERKLIPDPEAFLGELHRRGLRTTLNLHPADGVRPFEDAYPEVARAVGVDPASDATIPFDLTDRAFLDAYFRLLHHPLEDQGVDFWWVDWQQGSTSRIPDVDPLWLLNHFHFLDSGREGRRPMAFSRYAGPGSQRYGVGFSGDAVVSWESLAFQPEFTASSANIGYGWWSHDIGGHTRGVRDDELVTRWLQLGVFSPILRLHSASNPFIRKEPWQFPSEPRQAMGEALRFRHRLVPYLHTMNHVAATGTPLVRPMYHVEPERPEAYDVPNQFTFGSELIVAPVTTRRDEVTLLSSTPAWLPPGTWTDIFTGTVYDGDRHIELHRSLDGMPALLRGGGILPLAGPDDLDATRNPEHLELLVAPSESGTFTLIEDDGQGDGTNLRTVTTRLEWDAGSGTLRIGPADGPEGIVPAARTWTVTFLADLPTGPALVDGNPCEVTGGPGRFSVTVGAAATASATTVEVKLGSPLHPDRTRDTIQGILAAAQFDNPTKLEMWRIVSSSGPLTSKISALHALRVPAQLLSAVMEQLTARER
- a CDS encoding carbohydrate ABC transporter permease; the protein is MTTTLPPSERTTRHTPPLRQATARARHRGKDATNRPATLLLVVASLAVLIPLYVAVAMSLKTSSQAADGDAFALPWPIDLGNFADAWRITRFPVSFSISVAVAAASVLGTLALSSLAAYAIARNWDRRIFRWSFFYLLGAMFLPFPVVALPQIKLTALLDIDSPVGVILLHIVFQLSFSVLLYTAYLRSIPMELEESARMDGATTWQIFRRIILPLLGPMNATVGIFAFLASWNDFMLPSLITSDPGLQTLPVLQNIFQNKFDTNYNVAFASYLMAMAPTVLVYLFSQRWVISGLTQGAVKQ
- a CDS encoding carbohydrate ABC transporter permease, which codes for MAVPPPLPRGASVTPSARRRRRVEPIYYWFLLPTLVLFTGLVLGPALVGIFYSFTDYVGFGEWRFTGLTNYVALFSDPAIWESYKFTLGFALVTVVLAQSVALALAIGLTSRVRFLTALRGVFVIPMMISGIVAAYVFSYLFANTLPSMATSLGIGPLEESILGNPSLAWVAIMIVSAWQTLPGALLIYIAGLLAIPGELYEAAAIDGASAWRRFRSITLPLVSGYVTINTILGVKGYLNAYDVIKGLTDGGPGTATHSVAMKIFTGYTDGDYAYQMSNATIFFVLTVAVSLLQLLATRGRGLRLS
- a CDS encoding ABC transporter substrate-binding protein, which gives rise to MTIGPERAAIRGARGPSRRGFVAAAGAGAALGALGLTGCGGDAAGQSRTTMRFYLQKREVLAYFDKVLGKFERSRPGVRVVHDTTDAIAPQFVRAQPADVGCFNNNLELARYIERGVLSDVSDRPAARRITGSVAQLAKQYATYPGRTSVLPYSLAAAGVIYNKKIFAKYRLPVPTTWSEFVDVCKELRAAKVTPIYATSKEEWTVWQGLFDYCAGGLVDTASFFHKLQEQGTDIGPSSPVSFQKDFAEAMDRARTVAKFYNRDAATRSYPDGNLAFGKGRAAMYLQGPWALTQIAAVDPHLDIGTFPLPVTERAADRKARVNIDLALWIPTGAEHPDEAKELVDFLMRPEIIDAYNRDNLAYGVTKDAPAAKDPRLSGLQPYVDSAAFYLGAGTFIPASIPVGNYLQTAIATGNFDAVLRQLDADWRRMAIRSSTK
- a CDS encoding LacI family DNA-binding transcriptional regulator, which produces MPNVRLSDVAQHAGVSTKTVSNVVHGYVHVRESTRAKVQRAIDELGYRPNLRGRNLATGRTGMIALAFPDLRIPYFAELAHVLSRAAGERGYRLLLEESGDAPDVERAILSAQEAGVVDGVLLQPSWLNSTEIAQHRRGVPVVLLGESAAPLSLDHVRIDNIGAAAQVVEHLAALGRRRIAYLCAEESAPSETSRQRLIGYQQGLEACGLPVDPSLIVTGRVADAHSAARTLGAALDDGMAPDAVFCRDDLVALGALRALGERGLRVPEDVAVTGWDDSRLASAVRPSLTCVRADEAELARRALDLLIERIEGFDGLGRHEFVAHSLVVRESAPEPTV